The Myxococcota bacterium genome includes the window GCGGCTCTCGGTGTTCGGCGAACGCGGGGCGGCGCTCTTCGGCAACCGGCTCGGCTGGGGCCGCCGTCGACCGACGCCCCGCTACGACTTTCGCTATGGCGAGCCCGCTTTCGACGACTTTCCCCACGCGACCTGGTGTCGGCTGTTGGCGCGCCGCGCTCGCCGCGCCAGCGAGCGCCATCTCTCCTACAGCGAACCCGGCGGTGCCCCCGAGCTGCGCGAAGCCCTGGCCGGCTACCTCGCGCGCACGCGCGGTGTGGTCTGCGACGCCGCCTCGGTGTTGGTGGTGTACGGGACCCAGCAGGCGATCGACCTCACGGCGCGGGTGCTGCTCGATCCCGGCGACCGCGCGATCGTCGAGGAGCCCGGTTACCCCGGGATTCGCAACGCGCTCGCGATGAATGGCGCTGAGGTCGTCCCTGCCCGCGTCGATGCCGAGGGCATCGTCGTCGACGACATCGCCGACACGTCTGCGCGTCTCGCCTGCGTGACCCCTTCGCACCAGTTTCCCCTCGGCGGGGTGATGCCGCTCGGGCGACGTCTGGCCCTGCTCGATTGGGCCGAACGCGTGGACGCCGTGGTCCTCGAGGACGACTACGACGGGGAGTTCCGCTACGACGGCCGGCCCCTCGAATCGTTGCGCGCCCTCGACCGCCGGGGGCGGGTGCTCTACGTCGGCACGACGTCGAAGGTGATGTTCCCGAGTCTGCGCATCGCATACCTCGTGCTCCCCGAGGCGCTGCGCCCGGCGTTCTTCGCGGCGAAGGCGTTCGCGGACACCGGGACGGCGCACCTCGAACAGCGTGTGCTCGCCGACTTCATCGACCAGGGGTTCTTCGAACGTCACCTGCGCCGGGCGCGGGTCCGCAACGCGGCACGCCGGGCCGCGCTCCTCGAAGCGCTCACGGACGAGATCGGAAGCGACGTCGAGGTGGTCGGCGAGAACTCGGGCCTGCATCTGGTCGCCTGGCTCGACCGGGTGAAGCCCGGAGACCTGCGCACCCTGCGCGAGTTGGCGGCGCGTCGCGACGTGGGCATCCACCCGGTGACGCCCTTCTACACCCAACGACCCACGCGCGCCGGCATCATCCTCGGCTACGCCGCCCTCGACGAAGCCGCGATCCGCGAGGGCATCGGCCGCCTCGCCGAGGCACTGCGCGAGCTGCGGGCGCTCTGAAGCCAGCCTGGCGCGTGCGGCCGTGCGATCCCTAGTGTTGCGGACCGGGTCGCTCGGCCCGGTCCCTCCAGGAGACTCCGTGACCGCTCTCGCTCCGCCGCTGCCCGCCGTCATCGCGGCTTCTCGAATCCAGGGAACGGCGTGAGCCCTCCCGAGCTCGACGCCATCGTGGTGGGCTCCGGCCCGAACGGCTTGGCGGCCGCCATCGCTCTCGCGCAAACGGGGGCGTCCGTACGCGTGCTGGAATCGAGCGACACGATCGGCGGCGGTACGCGGACCCGCGCGCTCACGCTGCCCGGTTTCGTCCACGACGTGTGCTCGGCGGTGCATCCGATGGGCATCTTGTCGCCGTTCTTCCGGGAGCTGCCCCTGGAAGCCCACGGCCTGCGCTGGAAGACGCCGAGTGCCTCGGTGGCGCATCCCCTCGACGACGGACCCGCGGTCCTGTTGGTGCGCTCTCTCGAGGAAACCGCGGCCGGGCTCGGCGGCGACGCTTCCGCGTATCGACGCCTGATCGCGCCGCTTCTCCGGCGCCCCCACGCGCTGCTGGCGGACGCGATGGGGCCACTGCGGTTTCCCGACGACCCGGTCAGCTTCCTGCACTTCGGCCTTCGCGCCGGATTCTCGGCGAATCGCCTGGCGCGCCTCTGCTTCCGGGAGGAGCGAGCACGCGCGCTCTTCGCGGGCTGCGCCGGCCACTCGGTCTTGCCCCTGACCCAGCCCCTCACCGCGGCCCTCGGCGTGTTGTTCGCCGTGACCGGCCACGTCGAGGACTGGCCGGTCGCCGAGGGAGGCTCGCAGCAAATCTCCCAGGCCCTTGCGTCGTACTTCGAGAGCCTCGGCGGCACGATCGAGACGAATCACCGCGTGGAGGCCCTCCACGATCTGCCGCCGACCCGCGCCATCCTCTTCGACACGTCGCCCGCCGCCCTGTCGGCGATCGCGGGCAACGCATTGCCCGATGGCTATCGCAAGCGGCTCGGTCGCTACCGCTACGGCCCGGGGTCGTTCAAGGTGGACTGGGCGCTCGACGGGCCGATCCCCTGGAAGGACGAGGCCTGCCGGCGCGCCTCCACGGTGCACGTGGGTGGCACCCTCGAGGAGATCTGCGCGTCCGAACGCGACATGTACGCCGGGCGCCACAGCGACCGTCCCTATCTCATTCTTTGTCAGCAGAGTGAGTGCGATGCGAGCCGTGCACCGGAGGGCCAGCATACGGGCTACGCCTATTGCCACGTGCCTGCCGGGTCGACGGTCGACCGCACCGAGGTGATCGAAGCGCAGGTCGAGCGCTTCGCACCCGGCTTCCGGGATCGGATCCTGGCGCGTCACACCATGGGGCCAGCGGATTTCGAAGCCTACAACGCGAACTACATCGGGGGCGCGGTGACCGGCGGCGTAGCCGACGCACTCCAGCTCTTCAATCGACCCGTCACCCGTTGGGATCCATACGCGACGCCGAACGAGCGCTTGTTCCTGTGCTCCGCAGCGACACCGCCGGGAGGCGGCGTCCACGGCCAGTGCGGCTATTGGGCGGCCCAGTCCGTGCTGCGGCGCTGGAAGCGGCGCTGACGGGCCTGGGTCGCATCCGCCCCCGCGAGCGTGTATACGACCCGTGAGATCCGAACCGTGCCGAAGGGGGGTGGACGGTGGCGGAGGTTTTCCTGACGGGAGCCACGGGGTTCCTCGGTGGCGAACTGCTTCGGGAACTGCTGGAGCACGATCGCCGGCGCATCGCGTGTCTGATTCGAGCGGAGAGCGCTGACGCCGCCCAGCTGCGCGGTGCCGAGGCCCTCGACCGTGCCCTGGGGCGCCCTCCGCGCCCCGAAGAACGCGCGCGGGTCGACTGGGTCTGGGGCGACATCGAGGCACCCGGCCTCGGCTGGTCCGACGCCCAACGCGCCGGCGTCGTCCGCGAGGTTCGGGAGATCTTTCATTGCGCGGCCACCACGCGCTTCGACCTGCCCCTCGACGAAGCCGAGCGGGTGAACGTCGTCGGGCTGCGGTCGATCGTGGAGTTGGCGGAGTCCTGCCGCGCCCATGGTTCCTTCCGGCGGCTGCACCACGTCAGCACGGCCTACGTGGCGGGCATGACGAACGGCGACGCCATTGCCGACGACCTCCCGGCCGACGACCACACGTTTCGCAACAGCTACGAGCGCACGAAGGCCCGGGCGGAGCGCGCGCTTCGCACGCACGCGACGCTCCCGGTCAGCATCTATCGGCCGTCGATCATCATCGGGGACAGTCGCAGAGGTCGCACCACCGGTTGGAGCACCATCTACTTCCCGATGCGGATGGTGGCGGGCGGACACGTCCGCTACCTGCCCTGGGCGGGCGCCCAGCGCCTCGACTGCGTGCCCGTCGACTTCGTCGCTCGCGCGATCCGTGTGTTGGCCCGTCGCGACGACACGCTGGGGCGCTGCTTTCATCTGACCGCCGGAAACGAGGCCATCACCGTCGAGCGGTTGCTGCGCGAAACACTCGCCGGGATCGCCCGTCGCGGCGAAGTCCTGCCCGATCCGCCCGCACGTGGGGTCGGACGCCTCGGGTGGGGTGCGCTCTCCCTCGGCTATCGCCTGTTCGCGACGGGCGCGCGCCGACGGGGGTTCGAGCGCTTCCGCGAGTACGTCCCGTACCTACGGATCTCCACCGTCTTCGACAACCGGCGTGAGCTCGAGTTGCTGGCGAAGGAGGGCGTTCCGTTGCCCGACGTCGACCAGTTCCTGTGCCGGGTCGTCGACTTCGCGCTCGCCCAGAACTTCGGTCGCGACGAGGACCGCCCGCGGATCCAGACCCGCTAGTCGCCGACCCGCAGCACCTCGCGCTCGTAGCTGAACAGGTCGTCGTAGACGCGCAGCGGCTCGGCTTGCGCGCTCTCGGCGTCCGGTAGGGCCTGGGCCCCACTGCGTTCGAGGAGCCGCGCCACGAAGGTGCGCAGCGGTCGGTCTTCCCGGCCCTCCTCGAGGAGCGGGGAGAGCTCGCTCTCGAGCAGACGCAGGCGCACCACACGCAGCGCGGTGGCCTCCTCGTCGTGCCAGTTGAGGGCGAGGTCGACGACCAGGAACCCGGGCGGCGTGTCGCCGACGATCTCGGCCGAGGCGATCGCCTGGATCTTCTCGTAGGGAAGGTGGGCCGAGCGGTCGCCTGCGACGCGCATGGCCAGGGCCTGCTCTTCGAGACCGCTCGGGACCGCCTCCATCACCTTGATGCCGGCGAAGCGCGCCTTTAGCGCGGGGCTCTCGAGGGTCTCGTCGATCACGAGTTCGGTGAACTCGTCGAGGTCGGGAATCGCCGACGCTTCGGTGGCGTCTTCGGCCGGCGTCTCGTCTTGCAGCGTCTCGTCCCCTGAAGGCTCGGGGGCCTCGGGCGTCTGCGCCTCCGCGCTCGGCGTGCGGCTCGCGCGCTCGAGTTCGGCGACGAGCGACACCAGGCGGTTTCGCTTGGACTCGTCGAGGTCGGGTGCGGCGAGCGCGACGCGGGCGGCGCGAAGCGCCAGTTGCGGGTAGGTCTCGTGCGCCGCGTCGGCTGCGCGCATCGCCAGGCCGGGCGTCAGGCCCACGGCTTTGTCATCGGTGGCGTGGCGCAGGGCGCGCTTCGCGAGTGCGGGGTCGCGGGCTTCGAGCGCGGGGAGCATGCGCAGCAGCGAGCCGGCGTCGGCGCGCGCGTCGGGAACGACCTGGGAGAGGTCGGCCCACCAGGTGGCGGCCTCTTCGAGGGCGCCCTGGGAGCACAGGTTGCGGATCGCACGCAGGAGCGTCGTAGCCGCGGCTTGTGGTTGGCCGTGGGCCACTGCCGCCTGCCAGAAAGCCGTCGCGAGCTTCGAGTCGTCGCCCGAGCGCTCGACCTCCGCCTGCAACAGGAGGAACGCGCGGGGAAAGTCGCCATGGCTCTGGGCATCCTCGGCCTGCTTCAGGACCCGCCGCAGTTCCAGCGAGCCTTCGAGCCGTTCCACCGTAGAGGAATGGCGCACGCGCTCGGCGGTCGTGCCTACCGCTTCCGCGAGCTGATCTTTCGCACGCAACAGGTGCTCCCAACCTCGGGCGCTCGCGCGCCCCAGGCCGCGCAGCGCGTCGCGGGCTCGGCTCGCCGGTTGGTCTCGGTCGTCCTGCCGCAAGGTCGGGCCTCGGTCGATGGAGAGTCGCGATCCGACTCTCCGAGGGCCCCAGGCTTATCGACCGATCGGCGTCAGGGAATGAGAGCCGCGGGACCGAGGTGGGGCCGGGTGTCGCACCGACTGGGGGGGCGTGCCGCACAGCCAGTCTTCGAGGGCGCAGGCGCCCTGCGCACGCAGGTTCCAGGCAGCGGGCGTGCGTTCGAAGTCGGCAAGCGCACGCCGCCAGCGCCCGTGGACGTCCTGGGGGCCGGCGAGCCGCTCGAGGAGCCGCAGGGCCAGCCGCCGGCGCGACGACGATCGTACCCCCTCTCGATCCGCCGCCGTCTCGAGTGCTCCCAACGCGAACAGGGCGGCCGCGCGGCGGTCACCTTCGAAACTGGGCAGGCTCGCTTCGAGGAAGAGCTGGAGGATCGTCTCGGCGTTGCGCTCGGCGCGTCGAGCCGGGCTGGTGCGCGGTGCGCTGAACCAGCTTCGCTGGAGATTCCAACGCGAGCGCCGCGGGCGATGGGGGTCGGGGGAGGCAGCCACGGGATCAGCCTCTGCCCTCGAGACGGTCGTTTCGGTGATCGGGGTCACCAAGCAAGAGGTCGTGGACGACGCGACCGCCGTGTGCAGGCACGCTCGGAAGTGCTCGTTCGGTCGCGGGTTTTCGACCGAAGCGGGCTCTCGCGCAACCTTGCGGGCCCTGGCGGGTTGAACCCTTCGACGCCCCACCCCGGGGCCGAGAGGAGTTTCATCATGACCCGCCATCTCATCCTGACCGCAGCCGTGTTCGGACTGCTGGCCGCAGCGGCCCCGGTGGCCGCCGAGTCCGACGCTGGGGATCGCATCGAACGACATCTCGACCGCAAGGGCGACCGCATCGACCACCGCCTCGACCGCAAGGGGGACCGCGTCGACCAGCGCCTCGACCGCAAGGGAGACCGGATCGACCGCCGGCTCGACCGCAAGGGCGATCGGATCGACGCGAAGCTCGACCGGCGCTCGGATCGCGCTGCTGCCGCGGGCAAGGATCGCCTGGCCGATCGGCTCGACCGCAAGGGCGAACGCATCGACGCCCGCCTCGATCGGAAGGGCGACCGCATCGATCAGCGCCTGGACCGTCGCGGAGATCGCGTCGACGCGAAGCTCGATCGCCGGGGCGACCGGATCGACCGTCGTCTCGATCGCAAGGGACAGCGCATCAATCGCTGAACGAGCGCGGACCGCGCGTGCGGGCGGGGCCTTCGGGCTCCGCCCGTCTCAGTTCTGGAGCTCGCCGAGGGCGATCTCCACCTCCCGGCTGCGACCATCGCGATCGAAGCGCACCTTCACGCTGTCGCCGGGCTCGAAGTCATCGAGCACATCGATCAGGTCGACCACGCGCACCACGGGACGTCCGGCGACGTGAGTGATCACGTCGAGTGCGCGGACGTTGCCGAGCCGGTCGACGTCGATCGAGCGCATGCCCGCATCTTCGGCCGCCGACCCGGGCAGCACGTCGCGCACGACCACACCGATCACCCCCCATTGCGCAGCGATGTGGTCCGGCATGACGCGGACGCCGAGCCCGGCCCACTTCACGCGCCCGTGTTCGATCAGCTCCGGCACCAGTCGAGCCACGGTCGCCGCGGGCACGGCAAAGCCGATCCCCGCACTGCTGCCGCTGGTGCTGTAGATCGCGGTGGTCACACCGATCACACGGCCGCCCGAATCGAGGAGCGGTCCCCCCGAGTTCCCCGGGTTGATCGACGCGTCGGTCTGGATGACGTCCTCGATGCGGGTGCCGGCGATCGACTCGATCTCGCGTCCGAGGGCACTGATCACGCCCGTCGTGAGGGTGGAGTCGAGTCCGAACGGGTTGCCGATCGCGAGCACTTTCTGACCGACGACGAGCTGCTGCGAGTCGCCCACCAGGACGGGCCGCAGCGCGGCGTCGGGCTCGATCCGCAGCACCGCGAGGTCCTTCCGTGGAGCGATGCCCACCAGATCCGCTTCGTAGGTGGTGCCGTCGGCCATCGTCACGGTGAAGCGATTGCCCCCGTGCACGACGTGATAGTTGGTGACGATGTGCCCCTGGTCGTCCCAGACGAACCCGGACCCCGCGCCCTGGGGCAGCTCGTCGGCGCTGAAGCGGAACGCGCCACGCGGCGTGGTGGCGTTGGAGACGAACACCACCGAGGGCGCGACGCGACGGAAGACCTCGATCGTGTTGCGCTCGGAGTCCAGGAGCTCGGCGGGGAGGGGCGGCAGGGGCTTCGGCGTTTCGCCCTCGGCAGGTCCGCAGCCCGTGGCGACGAGCGCCCAATACAGGAGTGCCCACACGACGAAGCGTCGAGTGGAGAACCCCTCGAAGGGTTCCGAGATGGCACGGACTCGTTCCAAACGCAGTTCTCCCATTCGGGGACCCGGCGGTGCGAAGCCGGATGCTAGCGGAGGCCCCTGCCGCCGCGGGCCCACACGCCGAGCCGATTCTCGCCTCGACCGCGAGAGGATTCGAACGCAGTTGCGGATCGGCTGCCGGTGTCTTCGCGAAGCGCTTCCCGTTCTCGGCCAACGGTTGTAACCTTCGGCCACCCCCCTTGGCGGCGCTCCGCCCGCCCCCCACCAGTCTCCTCCGGAGCCTCCGAATGACCCCCCTCGATCCCACGCTGCGGGAGCGAATCGAGAACACGATTCGCTTCCTTGCCGTCGACGCCGTTCAGCGCGCGAACTCCGGACACCCGGGCGCGCCGATGGGACTCGCTCGACCGGCGTTTCAGCTCTGGGACGCGCATCTGCGCTTCGACCCCGACGACGCCGAGTGGCCGCTGCGCGACCGCTTCATCCTGTCGAACGGCCACGCGTCGATGCTCCTCTACGCCTTGCTCCACCTCTACGAGGTGGGTCTGACCCACGACGACCTGGCTGCGTTCCGCACGCTGGGTTCGAAGACCGCGGGCCACCCCGAGTACGGCGAGGCCGCCGGCGTCGAGGTGACCACCGGCCCCCTCGGTCAGGGCTTCGCCCACGGCGTCGGCATGGCACTCGCCGCGCGCGCCACCCGCGCGCGCTTCGCCGCCGGCAATGACGGGCCGGGGCAGCACTTCGTCTACGGGATCGTCGGCGATGGCGACTTGATGGAGGGCATCTCCGCCGAGGCCGGTTCCCTGGCCGGGCACTGGAAGCTCGGCAACCTGATCTACCTCTACGACGACAACCAGATCACCATCGACGGCGGGACCGATCTCTCGTTCTCCGAGAACGTCCGCGGCCGCTTCGAAGCCCAGGGCTGGCACGTCCAGGAGCTCGACGGTGAAGACGTCGACGGACTCGACGCGGCGCTCGCGGCCGCCCGAGAGGAGACCGATCGGCCCTCCATGATCTCGTTGCGCACCGTGATCGGTCGCGGCAGCGTGTTCGCCGGTCAGTCGAAAGCCCACGGCAGTCCGCTCGGTCCCGACAACGTGCTGCAGGCGAAGGAGTCGGCGGGCTGGCCGACCGATCAGGAGCTCTACGTTCCCGATGACGTCCGCGCCTATTTCCAGGAGCGCGCGGCGGCGAAGCGCGCTGCGCGTGCCGAGCGCGAGGCCGGGCTGTCCCGCTGGCGCGAGGCCCAGCCCGACGCGGCGAAGGCCTGGGAAGCGGCGCGCGCTGGAGCGATCCCGGCCGATCTCGACGCGAAGCTGGCCGAAGGGCGGGACGACGTCGCCGACGCGACGCGCAACCACGGCAAGGACGCACTGACGCGGCTGTCGGAAGCCGCTCCCTATCTCATCGGAGGCTCCGCGGACCTCGCCGGGTCGAACGCGCCGCCCATCCTGAAGGGGCAGGGCACGATCGGCGTCACCGACGACGGGAGCGATTTCTACGCCGGCACGAACATCCACTTCGGCGTGCGCGAGCATGCGATGGGTGCGGTGTCCAACGGCATCGCCCTCGACGGCACGCTGCGGCCCTACTGCGGCACCTTCCTGATCTTCAGCGACTACCTGCGTCCGTCGCTGCGGCTGGCTGCGCTGATGGGGCTGCCGACGATGTTCGTGTTCACCCACGACAGCATCTACCTGGGCGAAGACGGTCCGACCCACCAGCCGATCGAGCAATTGGACGCGCTGCGCGCGATGCCGAACCTGCCCGTGTTCCGCCCGGCCGACGGCATCGAGACGGCGGCGGCCTACGCCTGGATCGCTCGCCACCGGAAGGGTCCGGGCCTGCTCGCCCTGACGCGCCAGAAGCTGCCGCCTCTCCCGCGGCCGGCGGGCTTCCAGCTGGAGGACGTCGAGCGCGGGGCCTACGTCGTGCGCGCAGTGGCCGACCCGAAAGTCGTGCTGGTCGCGACCGGGTCCGAAGTGTCCCTGGCCTGCGACGCCGCGGAGAAGCTCCACGCCGACAACATCCCGGCCCGGGTCGTGTCGCTGCCGTGCCTCGAGCTCTTCGAGCAGCAGCCCGCCGAGTGGCGGCAGACGCTGATCCCGCGCGACGGCACCCCGGTGGTGGCGGTCGAAGCGGGACGCGGCCAGAGCCTCCAGGGGCTCGTGGGTACCAACGGACTCGTGTACGGGATCGATCGCTTCGGGGCCTCGGCGCCCTACGCCGATCTGGCTCAGTTCTTCGGCTTCACGCCGGACCAACTCTGCGCGCGTGTCACCGAGCACGTGCGGAGCTTCGAGGAGTAGTCGGGCCGCCCGAGCGCGCCCGGACGCCAGGAGACCGAACGACGTTGCTGACTTCGCCGATTGCGATGGTGGGATATGGGGGGCTCGCCCTGCTGCTGCTGGGCTGGCTGATCGCTTCGTTCGCGGCACCGAGCCCGCGCCGGGTGATCGTGGAATGGCTGGGCACGTGCGGCATGTACGTCGCACTGCTCTCGCTGTTCGTGAGCCTGACCCTGCGCGCTCAGCAAGAAGGCAGCACCGCCGCGCTCGTCGCCTTCGGCGTGCTGGTCGCGCTCTTCGCGAGCGGTCTGGCCGTCGCCCTGGTGCAGACCGCGATCTCGATGCGCGCGCCGCGCGCCGAGGCGAGCAGCGCCACCAACTGATTCAGTCGGCGCGGAGGACCACCTTCGCCACGCCTTTCACGTTGGCGCAGGACACGGGCTCGTCCGACGCACTCTCCGGGATCAACAGCCGGAACGGACCCCCTTGCTTCGTCGGCAGAGGGTCGCCTTCCAGGCTGTGGAGCAGCACGCCTTCGAGCAGGACGGCCGTCGGGACTGGCTCGCTGGCGAAGCCATCACCGGCCACGACGACGGCCTGACCTTCCCGCGGAAGCTCGAGCGCGTCGAAGAGTGCGCGCACGCGCGCGGCGCTGCCCGCGCGCTTCGGGAACAGGGGGGCGACGTCGTCGATGCCGTCGGGCAGCGCTTCGAGGCGGGACCGATCGATGCTCTGCACGCGGCCATCGGGAAGCACCCATTCGATTCGGTTCGGATCGACGCGCCGTTCGTCTTCGCGGAGCAGCGCACCCGCCAGGAGCTGCGCCACCCGATCGAGGCCCGCAGCGTCGCCCTCGACGATCGCGTCGGCCCGGCTGTCGCGGCGGTACGAAGTGAGGCGGTCGTGAAGGACGCCCCCGGCGATCTCGAGGCGGCTGGTCCCTTCTTCGGTGCGGAAGATGCCCTTGAAGCGCGCGATCGGCGCTGCGCCCTTGGCGAGCTCGGAGAGCGCGTCGCGCAGCCGCCCACCCGAGAACACGGTGTCCGGCCCCCACTGCCAGGAGCGCGCGGCGTGGCCCGCGGTGGAGTCCCCGTGGTCGTGGTCGTGGTCGTGGTCGTGGTCGTGGTCGTGGTGGTGATGGTCGTGGTCGTGCGCGCGTACCTGGGCGGGGGCGCGGCTGCCCTCACCGGTCGGCCACTCGAGCTGTGCGGGTTCGAGCTGTCCGTGCTCGGTCTCGAGGAGCGCGAGCGGTGCGGGCCAGAGGCCTTCGGCGTGGTCGCGGAAGCGCGCGCGCGCCTCGTCGCTGGCGAGATCGCAGCGGTTCGCGACGAGGATGTCGGCGGCCTGGATCTGCTCGCGCAGGAGCTTCCGACTCTCGTCGTCGCCTTCGCGCTCGGCGCGGTCCCAGGCCTCGGGATCGACCAGGACCACGACGGGCAACAGCTCCAGGCGATCGGCGTGTTCACAGCGCCGCACCGTGTCGATCAGATCCTGGGGGCGAGCGAGTCCGGTGGGCTCGATCACGAGGCGATCCGGGTTCCCCTCGAGTACGGCGCCGAGCGCGTCGACGAATCCCTCGGGCGCGGTGCAGCACACGCAGCCGCCCGGGATGTTGGTGATCCGGAAGGGCTCGCCCTCGGCGAGGGTGGCCTCGTCCAGGCTGGCCTCGCCGAAGTCGTTCACGATCACGGCGACGTTCTCGTCGCGGCGCGCATCGAGCTGCGCCCGAATTGCCGTCGTCTTGCCGGTTCCGAGGAACCCGGAGACCAGCTGGGTGGGGACCTTCGCCAACGCGCCTAGCCCCGTCGCTTCCGGACGGCTTCGGCGAGCTCGGTGAAGAGCGGCTCGGTGCGCTCCCAGCTCATGCACTTGTCGGTGATGCTCTGGCCGTAGACGAGCGGGCCGTCGGCCTTCTCGTGGTTCTGGTTGCCGTCGACGAGGAAGCTCTCGAGCATGACACCCACGATCGACTGGCCGCCGTCGGCGAGCTGACCCGCGACGTCGCTGACCACGGCGGGCTGCTTCGTGTGGTCCTTGCCGCTGTTCGCGTGGCTGCAATCGACCATCACCTTGCCGGGCAGGCCGGCGCCTTCGAGGGCGGCGACCACCTGAGCGACGTCGTCCGCCGCGAAATTCGTACCCGTGCTGCCGCCGCGCAGGATGATGTGACCCTCCGGGTTGCCCTTCGTCGCGACGATGGCGGCGCTGCCCTGCTTCGTGACCGACAGGAAGTGGTGCGGGTTCTGGGCCGAGCGGATCGCGTCGATCGCCACCTGCACGCCGCCGCCGGTGCCGTTCTTGAATCCGACGGGCATCGACAGGCCGGACGAGAGCTCGCGGTGCACCTGGCTCTCGGAGGTGCGGGCGCCGATCGCTCCCCAGGAGATCAGGTCTGCGATGAACTGCGGCGTGATCGGGTCGAGGAACTCGGTGCCGGTGGGCAGCCCGAGACCGAGGACGTCGAGCAGGAAGCGCCGGGCGCGACGCAGGCCCTCGTTGATGGCGAAGCTGCCGTCGAGGGTCGGGTCGTTGATCAGGCCCTTCCAGCCGATCGTGGTGCGCGGCTTCTCGAAATAGACCCGCATCACCAACAAGAGCTCGTCCTTGAACGCGCTCTGGACGGTCGCCAGCTTCTGGGCGTACTCGAGGGCGGCCTCCGGGTCGTGGACCGAGCAGGGACCCACGACGACCATCAGGCGATCACTCTCGCCGGAGAGCACGTGGCCGATTTCGGCGCGGCTGCGCCAGACGAGGGCGGAGATCTCCTCGCTCGCGGGGAGCTCCTCCATCAGGATCGCGGGGGGCAGCAGGGGGCGCAGCTCTTGGATGCGCAGGTCGTCGGTTTGATGAGACATGTCGGGGGCTTTCCAGGCGCGAGGCCTTTCATGGGACGAAGGCCCGCCCGCGTCGCGGGTGGGCCCGGCCGCCCAATTTACCTCAAACGCCGGTTGACGGCTGGGCTCGGCCGCCCTGATCCGGGGCCGCGGGGCGAGCGGCTCAAGCGAAACTGGGCGCCCGCCGAAGGCCGAGGCACCATCCCGGCCCGGGGTGTGGGGGGAAAGTGGTGACCGATCGGGTTCCTTCGAGTGGTTCTTGCCGACGCTGCCAGCGCGCGCTGGGGCTCGCCTCGGTGAAGCGCGATGGCGCCTGGTACTGCTGTGTCGAGAGCGCCGAGGGGCGCACCTGCCTCGCCGACGATCGGGTCTCCGAGGCGCTCGAGGCGCGTCTCGCGCCGGTGCCCCGGCGCCACTTCGCGCCCCGCTTTCCGAAGGAGCTGCGACGCGAGAGCCGGAAGTTGCGCTAGCGATAGTCGTGGGAGGCGGGCAGGCCTTCGCGCGGAATCAGCGGGCGCAATTCGCGGACCTGCACGTGGATCACCCCCTCGACGTTCTGGATCGGTCCCGCGATCTCGACCACGGCAGCGGAATGGAGAGCGCTGCGGAAGCGCTCGAAGTAGCGGGGTGTGAGCACGGCGTTCGAGGTGCCCGTCTCGTCCTCGAGGGTGAGGAAGCAGAAGCCCTTCGCCGTGCCCGGGCGCTGGCGCACGATGGCGTGGCCCGCGGTCCGCACGAAGCGACCGTCGGGGATCTCGCGTAGAGCGTCGGCCCGCACGACCCCGCGCCGGTCGAGCTCGGGACGCAAATGGGCGAGCAGGTGATCGCCGGTCGTGATGCCGCTGCGGGCGTAGTCGGCCAGGGTCTCTTCGAGGGGGCTCATGTCGGGCAGGGGAGAGTCACTCGGGGCGGGATCGATGCGC containing:
- a CDS encoding PLP-dependent aminotransferase family protein, which encodes MWLSLDGNGALYRQTYRALRQAILDGQLAAGAQLPSSRTLAEELQVARNTVLQAYEQLVAEGYAVPRRGAGTFVASELPDAPPPAQSERPNDDQAAPRLSVFGERGAALFGNRLGWGRRRPTPRYDFRYGEPAFDDFPHATWCRLLARRARRASERHLSYSEPGGAPELREALAGYLARTRGVVCDAASVLVVYGTQQAIDLTARVLLDPGDRAIVEEPGYPGIRNALAMNGAEVVPARVDAEGIVVDDIADTSARLACVTPSHQFPLGGVMPLGRRLALLDWAERVDAVVLEDDYDGEFRYDGRPLESLRALDRRGRVLYVGTTSKVMFPSLRIAYLVLPEALRPAFFAAKAFADTGTAHLEQRVLADFIDQGFFERHLRRARVRNAARRAALLEALTDEIGSDVEVVGENSGLHLVAWLDRVKPGDLRTLRELAARRDVGIHPVTPFYTQRPTRAGIILGYAALDEAAIREGIGRLAEALRELRAL
- a CDS encoding NAD(P)/FAD-dependent oxidoreductase; protein product: MSPPELDAIVVGSGPNGLAAAIALAQTGASVRVLESSDTIGGGTRTRALTLPGFVHDVCSAVHPMGILSPFFRELPLEAHGLRWKTPSASVAHPLDDGPAVLLVRSLEETAAGLGGDASAYRRLIAPLLRRPHALLADAMGPLRFPDDPVSFLHFGLRAGFSANRLARLCFREERARALFAGCAGHSVLPLTQPLTAALGVLFAVTGHVEDWPVAEGGSQQISQALASYFESLGGTIETNHRVEALHDLPPTRAILFDTSPAALSAIAGNALPDGYRKRLGRYRYGPGSFKVDWALDGPIPWKDEACRRASTVHVGGTLEEICASERDMYAGRHSDRPYLILCQQSECDASRAPEGQHTGYAYCHVPAGSTVDRTEVIEAQVERFAPGFRDRILARHTMGPADFEAYNANYIGGAVTGGVADALQLFNRPVTRWDPYATPNERLFLCSAATPPGGGVHGQCGYWAAQSVLRRWKRR
- a CDS encoding SDR family oxidoreductase, which codes for MAEVFLTGATGFLGGELLRELLEHDRRRIACLIRAESADAAQLRGAEALDRALGRPPRPEERARVDWVWGDIEAPGLGWSDAQRAGVVREVREIFHCAATTRFDLPLDEAERVNVVGLRSIVELAESCRAHGSFRRLHHVSTAYVAGMTNGDAIADDLPADDHTFRNSYERTKARAERALRTHATLPVSIYRPSIIIGDSRRGRTTGWSTIYFPMRMVAGGHVRYLPWAGAQRLDCVPVDFVARAIRVLARRDDTLGRCFHLTAGNEAITVERLLRETLAGIARRGEVLPDPPARGVGRLGWGALSLGYRLFATGARRRGFERFREYVPYLRISTVFDNRRELELLAKEGVPLPDVDQFLCRVVDFALAQNFGRDEDRPRIQTR
- a CDS encoding trypsin-like peptidase domain-containing protein, whose translation is MERVRAISEPFEGFSTRRFVVWALLYWALVATGCGPAEGETPKPLPPLPAELLDSERNTIEVFRRVAPSVVFVSNATTPRGAFRFSADELPQGAGSGFVWDDQGHIVTNYHVVHGGNRFTVTMADGTTYEADLVGIAPRKDLAVLRIEPDAALRPVLVGDSQQLVVGQKVLAIGNPFGLDSTLTTGVISALGREIESIAGTRIEDVIQTDASINPGNSGGPLLDSGGRVIGVTTAIYSTSGSSAGIGFAVPAATVARLVPELIEHGRVKWAGLGVRVMPDHIAAQWGVIGVVVRDVLPGSAAEDAGMRSIDVDRLGNVRALDVITHVAGRPVVRVVDLIDVLDDFEPGDSVKVRFDRDGRSREVEIALGELQN